Proteins encoded together in one Calditrichota bacterium window:
- a CDS encoding DUF3857 domain-containing protein, with protein sequence MSKRYVFVVLSLFLTSTLFAVDVPEWLESLAANAPGAETYPQASVLVLKDDRTISVDSAGASTAYVEQCLKLIDDRAKDEQGDRSIRFDAERDTIIFDEVYTRLPDGSWIEPEQDAFTVTSAPEVQWASAYSQLKQQNVSFPGLAANAVIYWKYRIEPKSGRDPWQDDYIGGIVTFGGFEPVQEQTFTVSSDSSLAVQYEMQNSELKPEVTMDGGRKTLTWKFRNLAQLTPEPNMVSSAHLVPRLVFTSFADWSETDLYVGEKFWKAVESAQLAQLEYSQLASFGSMQGKPLVQNIASWVQQNIRTVNLSLGAVGYTPNDANDVWANRYGDVRDKLVLLSALLGGYGIDSYPVLMQSSDLPFSSLPSLEQFSYMILAVPLDKDTLFLDPIPRFSPPYEIGYSRTLGQACQLVLGAPIIGPANELVRVDRKASTSMSVVLDDTGTLSGRADADAFADYANIARQTFSDQKEQEKEIYFQRAASRIGQGCEVVRTEVSDPEQLTQPMHVSLDFSCKNYAVIQGDLMLVDLPASPFSFAISGFYPSLPEVKYPVNLPLEGTTEMTILVTYPKEYKVSYLPSALLVENPYVKMSLVPKQLADRVEWTQSITYKSSMLPVKDYQSVRESFEKLVAPKNRMMVLEKAE encoded by the coding sequence ATGTCGAAACGATACGTGTTCGTCGTTTTGTCGTTGTTCTTGACTTCGACACTTTTTGCCGTTGACGTGCCGGAATGGCTCGAGTCACTGGCGGCAAACGCTCCCGGAGCGGAAACTTATCCACAAGCGTCGGTGCTCGTCCTGAAAGATGACAGAACAATCAGTGTAGATTCCGCCGGAGCATCTACTGCCTATGTAGAACAATGTCTCAAGCTGATTGATGACCGCGCCAAAGATGAGCAGGGAGATCGGTCCATACGTTTCGATGCCGAGCGCGATACGATAATCTTCGACGAAGTCTACACGAGACTGCCGGACGGGTCATGGATTGAACCAGAGCAAGATGCTTTTACGGTCACGAGCGCTCCCGAGGTGCAGTGGGCCTCTGCCTACTCGCAGCTAAAACAACAAAACGTCAGTTTTCCGGGTTTGGCCGCGAATGCTGTAATCTATTGGAAGTACCGGATTGAGCCCAAATCCGGACGCGATCCATGGCAAGACGACTACATCGGCGGGATCGTGACATTTGGCGGATTTGAACCCGTGCAAGAGCAGACATTCACAGTATCGTCGGACTCGTCACTTGCCGTTCAATATGAGATGCAAAACTCGGAATTGAAGCCGGAAGTTACGATGGATGGCGGGCGCAAGACTCTGACTTGGAAATTTAGAAACCTCGCGCAACTAACTCCCGAACCCAACATGGTATCATCTGCGCACCTCGTGCCGCGGTTGGTGTTCACTTCTTTCGCCGATTGGAGCGAAACGGATCTATATGTTGGGGAGAAATTCTGGAAGGCCGTTGAATCAGCTCAGCTCGCACAGCTTGAGTATTCGCAGCTTGCGAGTTTCGGGTCCATGCAGGGTAAACCTCTCGTTCAGAATATTGCCTCGTGGGTACAACAAAATATTCGCACAGTCAATCTTAGTCTTGGTGCTGTCGGATATACGCCCAACGACGCAAATGACGTATGGGCGAATCGCTACGGCGACGTGCGCGACAAGTTGGTTCTGTTGTCCGCGCTGCTGGGAGGGTATGGGATAGATTCCTATCCGGTGCTGATGCAATCGAGTGATTTGCCGTTCAGTTCACTGCCGTCACTTGAACAGTTCAGCTACATGATCCTCGCTGTTCCGCTGGACAAAGACACCTTGTTCCTCGATCCGATTCCGAGATTCTCGCCTCCTTACGAAATCGGCTACTCGCGTACTCTTGGGCAAGCCTGCCAGTTGGTTTTGGGTGCGCCGATCATCGGTCCGGCCAACGAATTGGTACGAGTTGACCGCAAAGCGAGCACCTCGATGTCCGTGGTGCTGGACGACACCGGAACTTTGTCAGGACGTGCGGACGCGGATGCCTTTGCGGACTACGCAAACATCGCGAGACAGACCTTCAGTGACCAAAAGGAACAAGAGAAGGAGATCTATTTTCAGAGAGCGGCATCACGAATCGGGCAGGGGTGCGAAGTCGTCCGAACCGAAGTTTCCGATCCTGAGCAGCTTACTCAGCCCATGCACGTCAGTCTCGACTTTTCTTGCAAAAACTACGCGGTCATTCAGGGCGACCTGATGCTCGTGGATTTGCCGGCGAGCCCGTTTTCATTCGCAATTTCGGGGTTTTACCCGTCACTCCCTGAGGTTAAGTATCCGGTCAACCTGCCGCTTGAAGGCACAACTGAAATGACCATTTTGGTCACTTATCCGAAGGAATATAAGGTCTCGTATTTGCCTTCGGCCCTCCTTGTAGAGAATCCATATGTAAAAATGTCCTTGGTGCCCAAGCAGCTTGCAGACCGCGTGGAATGGACACAGTCGATTACCTATAAGAGCAGTATGCTTCCTGTAAAGGACTACCAAAGCGTTCGGGAGTCTTTTGAAAAGTTGGTGGCTCCGAAGAACAGAATGATGGTTCTGGAGAAGGCTGAATAG
- a CDS encoding NADH-quinone oxidoreductase subunit A, with product MPDVLHNNNLVVFLILLAAVGAVVGLFVGLTVLFGPKRPSEIKNAPFESGWLSKTDATQPFPIKYYLVAILFVVFDIEVAFLYPWAVAFRDNGMLAFISMNVFLAILLVGLYYAVKKRVLEWK from the coding sequence ATGCCGGACGTCCTCCACAATAATAACCTTGTAGTATTTCTGATTTTGCTGGCGGCCGTCGGAGCGGTGGTTGGGCTGTTTGTCGGCTTGACTGTGCTGTTCGGACCGAAGCGTCCGAGCGAGATCAAGAATGCTCCGTTTGAATCCGGCTGGTTGTCCAAGACGGACGCGACTCAGCCGTTCCCGATCAAGTACTACCTCGTGGCCATCTTGTTTGTCGTGTTCGACATCGAGGTGGCCTTTTTGTATCCGTGGGCGGTAGCATTCCGTGACAATGGGATGCTTGCCTTTATTTCGATGAATGTATTCTTGGCAATTCTGCTTGTGGGATTGTACTACGCTGTCAAGAAACGTGTTTTGGAGTGGAAGTAG
- the nuoB gene encoding NADH-quinone oxidoreductase subunit NuoB gives MSELMQSPMLDMSRSLSGNVMTTKFDKLLGWARKYSLFQYPFVTACCGMEFMSTACSHYDLDRFGAAFPRFSPRQADVIWVVGTISHKIAPILKNIYEQTADPKWVVSFGACASCGGPYDNYATVQGVDTIIPVDVYIAGCPPRPEAVLDGLLKLQDLIQNQKHDWK, from the coding sequence ATGAGCGAGTTGATGCAAAGCCCCATGCTGGACATGTCGCGTTCGCTTTCGGGCAACGTGATGACCACCAAGTTCGACAAGCTGTTGGGCTGGGCGCGCAAGTATTCGCTCTTTCAGTATCCGTTTGTAACGGCCTGTTGCGGCATGGAATTCATGTCGACGGCCTGTTCGCACTATGACCTTGACCGTTTTGGTGCCGCGTTTCCGAGGTTTTCGCCTCGTCAGGCCGACGTGATTTGGGTGGTGGGGACGATTAGTCACAAGATCGCCCCGATTCTGAAGAACATTTACGAACAGACGGCGGATCCTAAATGGGTCGTGAGTTTCGGAGCTTGTGCAAGTTGCGGTGGCCCATATGACAACTACGCAACCGTGCAAGGCGTCGACACGATTATTCCAGTTGACGTGTACATTGCGGGCTGCCCGCCTCGTCCCGAAGCCGTGCTCGACGGCTTGCTGAAATTGCAGGATCTGATTCAAAATCAGAAGCACGATTGGAAATGA
- a CDS encoding NADH-quinone oxidoreductase subunit C: MSKFPEHIAIEKAHPTAVLDWHDRFGDRTLIVESKQILEVITLLRDSFGYDMLSDLTAVDYYPRRPRFEMVYHLLNMDSKVRLRVKAQLEESHSHIDSIISLYPIADWLEREVWDMFGIKFEGHPHLKRLLLYEEFEGHPLRKDYPKTKRQPLIGPQN, encoded by the coding sequence ATGAGCAAGTTCCCCGAACATATCGCGATAGAAAAAGCTCATCCCACGGCGGTGCTGGATTGGCACGACCGTTTTGGAGATCGCACTTTGATTGTCGAGAGTAAGCAGATACTTGAAGTCATAACCTTGCTTCGCGACTCGTTTGGGTACGATATGCTGTCTGATTTGACGGCAGTGGACTATTATCCGCGCCGTCCCCGATTCGAGATGGTCTACCACCTCCTGAATATGGACAGCAAGGTCAGGCTCCGCGTTAAAGCCCAGCTTGAAGAGTCACATTCGCATATCGACAGTATTATCTCGCTTTATCCGATTGCCGACTGGCTCGAACGCGAAGTCTGGGACATGTTCGGAATCAAGTTTGAAGGTCATCCGCACCTGAAGCGTTTGCTGCTCTACGAAGAATTCGAAGGGCACCCGTTGCGGAAGGACTATCCCAAGACCAAGCGCCAGCCCTTGATCGGCCCGCAGAACTAA
- a CDS encoding NADH-quinone oxidoreductase subunit D: MADTEALPTLDTAVLTNEPEFQQKEMMLNIGPAHPAMHGIIRILSKLEGELVVESDVEIGYLHRAFEKSCEESTWNQAIIYTDRLNYVSAAINNIGYCMAVEKLLGIELPPRGQYIRTLLSEISRISDHLTCVGASAMELGGFTVFLYMIKGREYLWELIEEYCGARVTTMASRVGGMPYDLPEGWLDKCLWVVKEVRDILRECDILLTNNRIFVERMENVGVMSAERAIAWGWTGPCLRGSGVAYDVRKDFPYLVYDQLDWEVPVGRRGDNLDRYLVRMEEMEQSCRIVEQCVAKIPGGPINCDNKKVVLPEKKDTYGNIEGLMNHFKLIMYGHGIRVPEGEVYVPVEGANGELGFYIVSHPDEHSKDGCNDRAWRVRCRPPCLPMVASLPETINDYMIADIIPTFGSVNMIGGELDR, translated from the coding sequence ATGGCAGATACCGAAGCACTCCCAACTCTCGACACGGCGGTTTTGACGAACGAGCCCGAGTTTCAGCAGAAGGAAATGATGTTGAATATCGGGCCCGCGCATCCTGCCATGCACGGGATTATCCGCATTCTTAGCAAACTCGAAGGCGAGCTTGTGGTTGAGTCGGACGTTGAGATCGGCTATCTGCATCGCGCGTTTGAAAAGAGCTGCGAGGAGAGTACGTGGAATCAGGCGATCATTTATACGGACCGTTTGAACTACGTTTCGGCCGCGATAAATAACATCGGCTACTGTATGGCCGTCGAGAAGCTCTTGGGAATAGAGCTTCCGCCGCGCGGCCAGTATATCCGCACTTTGTTGTCCGAGATATCGCGCATCAGCGATCACTTAACGTGCGTCGGCGCATCTGCGATGGAACTGGGAGGCTTCACGGTCTTTCTCTATATGATAAAAGGCCGTGAGTACCTTTGGGAGTTGATCGAGGAGTATTGCGGTGCGCGTGTTACGACGATGGCTTCGCGAGTGGGTGGCATGCCGTACGATTTGCCGGAAGGCTGGTTGGACAAATGCTTGTGGGTCGTCAAGGAGGTTCGTGACATCCTCAGGGAATGCGACATCTTGTTGACGAACAACCGAATCTTTGTCGAGCGCATGGAAAATGTCGGCGTGATGTCAGCGGAACGCGCGATTGCGTGGGGATGGACGGGCCCGTGCCTGCGCGGCAGCGGTGTCGCCTACGACGTGCGCAAAGATTTTCCATATCTTGTCTATGATCAGCTTGACTGGGAAGTACCGGTCGGCCGCCGCGGTGACAATCTGGACCGTTATCTGGTTCGGATGGAAGAAATGGAGCAGAGCTGCCGCATCGTCGAACAATGTGTGGCTAAGATTCCGGGTGGACCGATCAATTGCGACAACAAAAAGGTCGTGCTGCCGGAGAAGAAAGACACCTACGGAAATATCGAAGGCTTGATGAACCATTTCAAGCTGATTATGTACGGCCATGGTATTCGCGTTCCCGAAGGCGAAGTATACGTCCCGGTTGAAGGAGCGAATGGCGAGTTAGGGTTTTACATTGTCAGCCATCCTGACGAGCACTCGAAAGACGGTTGCAACGATCGGGCTTGGCGCGTGCGCTGCCGGCCGCCGTGTCTGCCGATGGTGGCAAGTTTGCCGGAAACGATTAACGACTATATGATTGCCGACATCATTCCGACGTTTGGGTCTGTGAATATGATCGGCGGCGAGCTGGATAGATAG